In Nicotiana tabacum cultivar K326 chromosome 17, ASM71507v2, whole genome shotgun sequence, one DNA window encodes the following:
- the LOC107772792 gene encoding shaggy-related protein kinase eta, with protein MADDKEMSAPVMDGNDAVTGHIISTTIGGKNGEPKQTVSYMAERVVGTGSFGIVFQAKCLENGETVAIKKVLQDRRYKNRELQLMRTLDHPNVVCLKHCFYSTTSKDELFLNLVMEYVPETMYRVLKHYSNMNQRMPLIYVKLYTYQVFRGLAYMHTVAGVCHRDLKPQNVLVDPLTHQVKICDFGSAKVLVKGEANISYICSRFYRAPELIFGATEYTTSIDIWSAGCVLAELLLGQPLFPGENAVDQLVEIIKVLGTPTREEIRCMNPNYTDFRFPQIKAHPWHKVFHKRMPPEAIDLASRLLQYSPSLRCTALEACAHPFFDELREPNARLPNGRPLPPLFNFKQELSGASADLVNRLIPDHIKRQMGLHLFASHGDMT; from the exons ATGGCTGATGATAAG GAGATGTCTGCTCCTGTTATGGATGGGAATGATGCAGTCACTGGTCATATAATTTCCACAACCATTGGGGGCAAGAATGGCGAGCCAAAGCAG ACAGTCAGTTACATGGCTGAACGTGTTGTGGGGACTGGATCATTTGGAATTGTCTTTCAG GCAAAATGCCTGGAAAATGGGGAGACTGTGGCTATAAAGAAGGTTCTGCAAGACCGTAGATACAAGAATCGTGAGCTGCAGCTAATGCGCACTTTGGATCACCCAAATGTTGTTTGCCTAAAGCATTGCTTCTATTCAACTACAAGCAAAGATGAACTTTTTCTCAATTTAGTCATGGAATATGTTCCAGAAACTATGTATAGAGTGCTAAAGCATTATAGCAATATGAATCAGAGAATGCCGCTCATCTATGTTAAGCTTTACACATATCAA GTATTTAGAGGGCTGGCTTACATGCATACTGTTGCTGGCGTATGCCATAGGGACTTGAAGCCTCAGAATGTTTTG GTAGACCCTCTTACTCACCAAGTAAAGATCTGTGATTTTGGAAGCGCAAAAGTGCTG GTTAAAGGAGAAGCCAACATCTCATACATCTGCTCCCGGTTTTATCGGGCTCCTGAACtcatatttggtgcaacagagtaTACTACTTCAATTGATATCTGGTCAGCTGGCTGTGTCCTTGCTGAGCTTCTTCTGGGCCAG CCATTGTTCCCCGGAGAAAATGCTGTGGACCAGCTTGTTGAGATAATCAAG GTACTTGGAACACCGACAAGGGAGGAAATTCGCTGTATGAATCCGAACTATACTGATTTCAGGTTTCCACAAATCAAAGCACACCCTTGGCATAAG GTTTTCCACAAACGGATGCCTCCTGAAGCAATTGACCTTGCTTCTCGGCTTCTGCAATACTCACCAAGTCTACGTTGCACCGCA CTTGAAGCATGTGCTCATCCTTTCTTTGATGAGCTTCGTGAACCAAATGCACGGCTTCCCAATGGTCGCCCATTGCCTCCTCTCTTCAATTTTAAGCAGGAG TTGTCTGGTGCCTCTGCAGACCTCGTAAACAGGTTGATACCAGACCATATAAAAAGGCAGATGGGCCTGCATCTTTTTGCATCCCACGGTGACATGACGTGA